One region of Mycolicibacterium lutetiense genomic DNA includes:
- a CDS encoding alcohol dehydrogenase catalytic domain-containing protein → MAVHRAVHVQSSGGALELVDAQTVSPDRGQVRVAVAACGVCGTDRAIVNGGFPGIAWPLTPGHEIAGTIAEVGAGVADFAVGDRVAIGWFGGHCGVCIPCRKGLFIHCEKGQIPSLHYPGGYAESVTVPANALARIPEELSFAEAAPMGCAGVTTYNALRHTRALPGDVVAVLGVGGLGHLGLQFAHAMGFETVAIARGPGKEADARSLGARHYIDSTAGDVSSALRDLGGAAVVLATVGNSQAMADTVGGLAPRGELVAIGVSVDPLPISPVQLIQPALSISGHPSGTARDVEETMHFAVLSGVRARIEERPLDDAASAYAAMEQGQARYRMVLTV, encoded by the coding sequence ATGGCTGTGCATCGAGCTGTTCACGTCCAGTCTTCCGGCGGTGCGCTGGAACTTGTTGACGCCCAAACTGTCTCGCCCGATCGGGGACAGGTCCGGGTCGCCGTGGCCGCGTGCGGGGTCTGCGGCACCGATCGGGCCATCGTCAACGGTGGGTTCCCGGGCATCGCCTGGCCGCTGACCCCGGGCCATGAGATCGCCGGCACCATCGCCGAAGTGGGCGCGGGTGTCGCCGATTTCGCGGTAGGTGACCGGGTGGCGATCGGATGGTTCGGCGGACACTGCGGGGTCTGCATTCCCTGCCGTAAGGGCTTGTTCATCCACTGCGAAAAGGGGCAGATACCGAGCCTGCATTATCCGGGCGGCTACGCGGAATCGGTGACGGTGCCGGCCAACGCGCTCGCCCGGATCCCCGAGGAACTGTCCTTCGCCGAGGCCGCTCCGATGGGGTGCGCCGGGGTGACGACCTACAACGCGCTCCGCCACACCCGTGCCCTCCCCGGGGACGTGGTCGCGGTCCTCGGCGTCGGCGGTCTGGGGCACCTCGGCCTGCAGTTCGCCCACGCGATGGGCTTCGAGACCGTCGCCATCGCCCGCGGACCCGGCAAGGAAGCCGATGCCCGTTCGCTGGGGGCTCGGCACTACATCGACTCGACCGCCGGGGACGTCAGTTCGGCGCTGCGGGACCTGGGCGGCGCGGCAGTGGTGCTCGCCACGGTCGGCAATTCGCAGGCGATGGCCGACACCGTGGGCGGGCTCGCGCCGCGTGGGGAGCTGGTCGCGATCGGGGTATCGGTCGATCCGTTGCCCATCAGCCCGGTGCAACTGATCCAGCCCGCGCTGAGTATCTCGGGGCACCCGTCGGGAACGGCACGTGACGTCGAGGAGACGATGCATTTTGCGGTGCTGTCGGGGGTCCGGGCCCGGATCGAGGAGCGTCCACTCGACGACGCGGCGAGCGCCTACGCCGCGATGGAGCAGGGGCAGGCGCGCTACCGCATGGTCCTGACCGTCTGA
- a CDS encoding threonine/serine exporter family protein, with amino-acid sequence MAEEGLNGRDRLRGGLRMALRGRRDPAPVAGRRSRASAGMGDVHTRKVLDLTIRLAEVMLSSGSGTADVVATTQDVAQAYRLTDCVVDITVATIIVSALPTADSPPVTIMRAVRTRSTDYTRLAELDRLVRRITSGGITVDEAHEAMDELTESPHPFPRWLATAGWAGFALGIAMLLGGNWLTCLLATVTAALIDRVGRLLNRIGTPFFFQHAVGAAIATLIALAAYRYTGQGLSALVATGIVLLLSGMTLVGAVQDALTGYMVTAVARLGDAVFLTAGIVVGITGALQAATLLGIEIELHVNTAGTFLTPRGPVPIVLAVVGAALAGMCLTLASYAPLRSLPTAGLAAGLAELTLIGLGTAGFGQWAATGIAAVGVGFLATLISIRRQSPALVTATAGIMPMLPGLSVFWAVFAFAVDEKFGEGLAHLLSAAATALALGSGVVMGELLGSPLRYRAGRIGEFFRKEGPPGLRRAVGQVVVRLQPADNTTAAGAPRAESVPLEAAPAEESDGDESVEPGN; translated from the coding sequence ATGGCTGAGGAAGGTCTGAACGGCAGGGATCGCCTGCGCGGAGGGCTGCGCATGGCCTTGCGAGGGCGCCGTGACCCGGCGCCGGTCGCCGGCCGACGCAGTCGCGCGTCGGCGGGGATGGGTGACGTGCACACCCGCAAGGTTCTCGACCTGACCATCCGGCTCGCGGAGGTCATGTTGTCGTCGGGCTCGGGTACTGCCGATGTGGTCGCCACAACCCAGGACGTCGCACAGGCCTACCGGCTCACCGACTGCGTCGTCGACATCACCGTCGCGACGATCATCGTGTCGGCACTGCCGACTGCGGACAGTCCGCCGGTGACGATCATGCGGGCGGTGCGGACCAGGTCCACTGATTACACCCGGCTGGCCGAGCTCGATCGACTGGTGCGGCGCATCACCTCCGGCGGTATCACCGTCGACGAGGCGCACGAGGCCATGGATGAGCTGACCGAGAGCCCGCATCCGTTCCCCCGGTGGCTGGCGACCGCCGGGTGGGCGGGGTTCGCGCTCGGTATCGCGATGCTGCTGGGCGGCAACTGGTTGACCTGCCTGCTGGCCACTGTGACGGCCGCGCTCATCGACCGGGTCGGCCGTCTGCTGAATCGAATCGGCACGCCGTTCTTCTTTCAGCACGCGGTCGGGGCGGCGATCGCGACGTTGATCGCGCTGGCTGCGTACCGGTACACGGGTCAGGGTCTCAGCGCGCTCGTCGCCACCGGGATCGTGTTGTTGTTGTCCGGCATGACTTTGGTCGGTGCCGTGCAGGACGCCTTGACCGGCTACATGGTCACTGCGGTCGCGCGGCTCGGTGACGCTGTGTTTCTCACCGCGGGAATCGTCGTGGGCATCACCGGTGCACTGCAGGCCGCCACGCTCCTGGGGATCGAGATCGAATTGCACGTCAACACGGCAGGCACCTTCCTCACGCCGAGAGGCCCGGTGCCGATCGTCCTGGCGGTCGTGGGTGCCGCGCTGGCCGGGATGTGCCTGACCCTGGCCAGCTATGCACCCCTGCGGTCATTGCCCACCGCCGGGTTGGCGGCCGGGCTGGCCGAGCTGACGTTGATCGGGCTCGGGACCGCCGGGTTCGGCCAGTGGGCGGCCACCGGGATCGCCGCGGTCGGTGTCGGGTTTCTGGCCACCCTGATCTCCATCCGCCGGCAGTCTCCCGCACTGGTGACCGCGACCGCCGGCATCATGCCGATGCTGCCCGGTCTCTCAGTGTTCTGGGCGGTGTTCGCCTTTGCCGTCGACGAGAAGTTCGGTGAGGGGCTCGCGCACCTGCTTAGCGCGGCGGCGACGGCGTTGGCACTCGGCAGCGGCGTGGTGATGGGTGAGCTGCTCGGCTCGCCGCTGCGGTACCGCGCCGGCCGCATCGGCGAGTTCTTCCGCAAAGAGGGACCGCCCGGGCTGCGCCGGGCAGTGGGTCAGGTGGTGGTCCGCCTCCAACCGGCCGACAACACCACGGCTGCCGGCGCTCCACGCGCGGAAAGCGTCCCGTTGGAAGCTGCACCGGCCGAGGAGTCGGACGGCGATGAGAGCGTGGAGCCCGGCAACTGA
- a CDS encoding RNA polymerase sigma factor yields MAAGAVDEAQFRDLIPGVLAALVHRGADFATAEDAVQEALVRAWDTWPDRRPDDPKGWLITAAWRRFLDVARSDVARRDREMRVFAEPVAGAAAEVDDTLQLYFLCAHPSLTPSAAVALTLRAVGGLTTRQIAQAYLVPESTMAQRISRAKRTVSAVRLDRRGDLRTVLRVLYLVFNEGYSGDVDLAAEAIRLARQLARTTNDPEVSGLLALFLLHHARRPARTRADGSLVTLADQDRTLWRRDLIAEGVFVLQAALAHDRLGEYQAQAAVAALHADAPSAEETDWVQIVEWYDELVALTDSPVARLNRAVAVGEADGPQAGLAVLAELDPALPRHTAAVAYLHERAGDISTAARLYVQAAAEAQSLAERNHLTLRASVLHRRI; encoded by the coding sequence ATGGCCGCCGGTGCGGTGGACGAGGCCCAGTTCCGGGATCTGATTCCCGGTGTCCTGGCCGCCCTTGTCCACCGCGGGGCGGACTTCGCGACAGCCGAAGACGCCGTGCAGGAAGCTCTGGTTCGGGCCTGGGACACGTGGCCGGACCGGCGGCCCGACGATCCCAAGGGCTGGCTGATCACCGCGGCATGGCGGCGTTTCCTCGACGTCGCCCGTTCCGATGTGGCACGGCGCGACCGTGAGATGCGGGTCTTTGCCGAACCAGTCGCCGGAGCTGCCGCGGAGGTCGACGACACGTTGCAGCTTTACTTTCTGTGCGCGCATCCGAGTCTGACCCCGTCGGCGGCCGTCGCCCTGACCTTGCGCGCCGTCGGAGGCCTCACCACGCGTCAGATCGCGCAGGCCTACCTCGTTCCGGAATCGACCATGGCCCAACGGATCAGCCGCGCCAAGCGCACCGTGAGCGCGGTTCGGCTGGATCGTCGCGGTGATCTGCGCACCGTGTTGCGGGTGCTGTACCTGGTGTTCAACGAGGGGTACAGCGGCGATGTCGACCTGGCAGCCGAGGCGATCAGGCTGGCCCGCCAGCTGGCCCGGACCACCAACGATCCGGAAGTCAGCGGCCTGCTGGCGTTGTTCCTCCTGCACCATGCCAGGCGTCCGGCACGAACGCGGGCCGACGGCAGCCTGGTGACGCTGGCCGATCAGGACCGCACGTTGTGGCGCCGTGATCTCATCGCCGAAGGGGTATTCGTGCTGCAGGCGGCGCTGGCGCATGACCGGCTCGGGGAGTACCAGGCCCAGGCTGCGGTGGCGGCGCTGCACGCTGACGCCCCGTCCGCCGAGGAGACCGACTGGGTGCAGATCGTCGAGTGGTACGACGAACTCGTCGCGCTCACCGACAGCCCGGTGGCGCGTCTCAACCGCGCTGTCGCTGTCGGTGAAGCCGATGGGCCGCAGGCAGGTTTGGCGGTGCTCGCCGAACTCGACCCGGCGCTGCCGCGCCACACCGCCGCAGTGGCCTACCTCCATGAACGGGCGGGGGACATCTCGACGGCCGCACGGCTCTACGTGCAGGCCGCCGCCGAAGCGCAATCGCTGGCCGAGCGCAACCACCTCACCCTGCGCGCATCTGTCCTGCACCGTCGCATTTGA
- a CDS encoding extracellular catalytic domain type 1 short-chain-length polyhydroxyalkanoate depolymerase, translating to MLFTPGRRRNLLSAALIALVGCAAAPAPAWAAPIPSAQIDFGGMMRTYRLHLPAGGPPSGLVVNLHAAGATGADQAALTHYDAVADAYGFAVVYPDGIDYSWADGRGASVPDRQGVDDVGFISTLVDRLAAENGIPRGRVFATGLSAGGFMANRLACDRADLFAAIAPVAGTLGTNVGCNPSRPVSVLATYGTADPVVPFAGGPMSGRGGGSTVVSGPAMVDRWRQIDGCPAPSDEVLPSTGDGTETHRIASDGCAGGTSVVFMRVDGGGHTWPGVPEILPVQSVGAASRAFDASDASGRFFASHGR from the coding sequence GTGCTTTTCACGCCGGGACGACGCCGCAACCTACTGTCCGCCGCGCTCATCGCGCTCGTGGGATGTGCGGCCGCGCCAGCACCCGCGTGGGCCGCACCCATACCGTCGGCGCAAATCGACTTCGGTGGCATGATGCGCACGTATCGGCTCCACCTGCCGGCCGGTGGCCCGCCCTCAGGGCTGGTGGTCAACCTGCATGCCGCGGGTGCGACCGGAGCCGATCAGGCGGCGCTCACCCATTACGACGCGGTGGCCGACGCTTACGGGTTCGCCGTGGTCTACCCCGATGGCATCGATTACAGCTGGGCCGACGGCCGCGGCGCCTCGGTGCCGGACCGTCAAGGGGTCGACGATGTCGGGTTCATCTCGACCCTCGTCGATCGCCTCGCCGCGGAGAACGGCATCCCGCGCGGCCGGGTATTTGCCACCGGGCTGTCGGCGGGTGGGTTCATGGCGAACCGCCTGGCGTGTGATCGTGCCGACCTGTTCGCGGCGATCGCCCCGGTCGCCGGGACGCTGGGGACGAATGTGGGCTGCAATCCGTCGAGGCCCGTTTCGGTTCTCGCGACTTACGGGACGGCAGACCCGGTCGTGCCGTTCGCCGGCGGACCCATGTCGGGGCGTGGTGGAGGTAGCACTGTGGTGTCGGGGCCGGCGATGGTGGACCGGTGGCGCCAGATCGACGGCTGCCCGGCTCCGTCCGACGAGGTGCTGCCCAGCACCGGCGACGGCACCGAAACCCACCGCATCGCCTCCGATGGGTGTGCCGGCGGAACTTCGGTGGTGTTCATGCGGGTCGACGGCGGCGGGCACACCTGGCCGGGGGTCCCCGAGATTCTTCCCGTGCAGTCCGTTGGAGCGGCCAGCCGGGCCTTCGACGCCTCGGACGCGTCCGGGCGCTTCTTCGCCTCTCATGGCAGATAG
- the cynS gene encoding cyanase has product MSRDEITAAIVEARLTKGLTWQQLADAIDKPVVWTVSALLGQHPVPAESGKIIADLLGLDASVIPVLAAVPMRGGLPTAVPTDPTIYRFYEALQVYGGALKEVIHEQFGDGIMSAINFSVDIQRKSHPAGDRVVVTFDGKFLPYDWTAAERVVLR; this is encoded by the coding sequence ATGAGCAGAGACGAGATCACCGCCGCGATCGTGGAAGCCCGCCTGACCAAGGGCCTGACGTGGCAGCAGTTGGCAGACGCCATCGACAAACCTGTGGTGTGGACGGTGTCTGCACTGCTCGGACAACACCCGGTTCCGGCCGAGTCCGGCAAGATCATCGCGGACCTGCTGGGGTTGGACGCTTCGGTGATCCCGGTGCTGGCCGCGGTGCCGATGCGCGGCGGTTTACCGACGGCGGTACCTACCGATCCCACCATCTACCGTTTCTACGAGGCACTTCAGGTGTACGGAGGGGCGCTCAAGGAAGTCATCCACGAGCAGTTCGGTGACGGCATCATGAGCGCCATCAACTTCAGCGTCGACATCCAGCGCAAATCTCACCCCGCCGGGGACCGCGTGGTGGTGACGTTCGACGGCAAGTTCCTGCCCTATGACTGGACCGCGGCCGAGAGAGTGGTCCTGCGCTGA
- a CDS encoding YciI family protein — MAKYLFLKHYRGAPASVNNIPMDQWTPAEIQAHIQYMNDFADRLKDSGEYVDSQALAPDGAWVRSDGEGKPPVTDGPFAETKDLIAGWMLVDVDSYERAVALAGELSAAPGAGGQPIHEWLEVRPFLTASPTVTE, encoded by the coding sequence ATGGCCAAGTACCTGTTTCTCAAGCACTATCGGGGCGCGCCGGCGTCCGTCAACAACATCCCCATGGATCAGTGGACACCCGCCGAGATCCAGGCCCACATCCAGTACATGAATGACTTCGCCGATCGGCTGAAGGACAGCGGTGAGTACGTCGACAGCCAGGCCCTTGCCCCAGACGGCGCGTGGGTCCGCTCCGACGGCGAGGGGAAGCCGCCCGTGACCGACGGCCCATTCGCCGAGACCAAGGACTTGATCGCGGGTTGGATGCTGGTCGACGTCGACTCCTACGAACGCGCCGTCGCGTTGGCCGGAGAACTGTCGGCGGCGCCCGGCGCGGGCGGGCAGCCCATCCACGAGTGGCTGGAGGTGCGTCCGTTCCTGACCGCCTCGCCGACCGTCACCGAGTAG